The following proteins are co-located in the Pyricularia oryzae 70-15 chromosome 1, whole genome shotgun sequence genome:
- a CDS encoding terpene synthase metal binding domain-containing protein, whose protein sequence is MADRTCVTLPDMFRGFIVQEPKVNKHYEAVKPVSEKWLARICAFSPMMQKRVGACDFSYFCSIAAPEAPIHKLRTMCDWGNWVFPFDDMFDSGDLRSDLIVTRHVLDSLLADMKGHKFRGLKIPVVLAHDDIYRRLSEVETKNPSISGVQRRFARAMELYALGVAQHVQDFTESGLPCPQEMLETRRLSVGVAPLYHLVEYAHSIRLPDEVFEDPAIQTLERLGADMVIMSNDMLSYQKEEASTNNEGCPFNMVAACRMSGQSAQEAFDTVGALLEESYYEWEETMRQVPARGGDVERDVQRYIKGIQDVVQANITWSFRSKRYLGVHAPEVRRTKKFDVMTHPPYLDKDMAELR, encoded by the exons atggctgacCGAACTTGTGTGACGCTTCCTGACATGTTCAGGGGCTTCATAGTCCAGGAGCCCAAAGTCAACAAACACTATGAAGCAGTGAAGCCGGTCTCTGAAAAATGGCTGGCCAG GATATGCGCCTTCTCGCCAATGATGCAAAAAAGGGTCGGCGCCTGTGACTTTAGCTACTTTTGTTCAATCGCTGCGCCCGAAGCTCCAATCCACAAGCTCCGAACCATGTGTGACTGGGGAAACTGG GTTTTCCCCTTTGATGACA TGTTCGATTCCGGAGACCTGAGGTCCGACCTGATAGTCACTCGTCATGTTCTTGATAGTCTTTTGGCAGACATGAAGGGCCACAAGTTCCGCGGCCTCAAGATCCCTGTTGTTCTGGCGCACGATGACATTTATCGTCGGCTGTCTGAGGTAGAGACCAAAAATCCCTC TATCTCAGGTGTCCAAAGACGCTTCGCCAGGGCCATGGAGCTCTACGCCCTCGGCGTCGCACAGCATGTCCAAGATTTCACAGAGAGCGGCCTGCCTTGCCCGCAGGAGATGCTGGAGACGCGTCGGCTGTCTGTCGGGGTCGCGCCTCTGTACCACCTGGTCGAATACGCCCACTCCATACGCCTGCCCGACGAGGTCTTTGAGGATCCCGCCATACAGACGCTGGAGAGGCTCGGGGCTGACATGGTTATAAT GTCCAATGATATGCTATCCTACCAAAAGGAGGAGGCAAGTACCAACAA CGAAGGATGTCCTTTTAATATGGTGGCGGCCTGTCGAATGTCGGGGCAGTCTGCTCAGGAGGCATTTGACACCGTAGGCGCGCTGCTCGAAGAGAGCTACTACGAGTGGGAAGAAACAATGCGGCAGGTCCCGGCCCGGGGTGGAGATGTTGAACGCGACGTCCAGCGCTACATCAAGGGGATTCAGGACGTCGTCCAAGCCAACATCACCTGGAG TTTCCGATCAAAGAGATATCTTGGCGTCCACGCCCCCGAGGTCCGGAGGACCAAAAAGTTCGACGTGATGACACATCCTCCATACTTGGACAAAGACATGGCCGAGTTGAGATAA